The genome window CCTCCCATTCATCCCAAGACAGAGTAATAGAGTATTTACAATCGTAGTGTGAAGACAACAAGATAATTATTGGACACAACAAACACAGTGACACAAGTAAACAGCGTTGCAGGCCCCATTGATTGTCAATGAAACGTAGACCACAAGCAGACATACAAAAACCAATTGCAATTAGACCTCAATATCTAGTCAAGTTCACTTTAAACAATGGATAGTAGGATGCAAGAATGATACAAGACAGAATCTCAATAATCAACTTGCTAATCAGATAAAAGTATATTCATTAACCAAACCAAGGTGAAAACTAGTCATGTTCAGCTCGGATAAACTGTGTAATCCCTCTACTAATTGTCAAAAAATCAAGAATCCAGTGCTTTAGAAATACCAGAGTAACTCATATTACCAGAATAAAGTCTAAAGGGACTGATAATGTTCTTACCGCTTGAACAGCATCCTCAAATAGCTGTCTTGCACGTTCCAGTTCTTTCTTCCCATATCTCTTTACAAATTTAGAGAGATATGTAACCCATATGTCTTTGACATGTGGGTACTTAAATATTTTGGTACCTTTTTCATACACCTTGAACGCATCTTCAAAGTATTTATGCTCCTGCACAGTCAAATTGTCATCGTATGATAAATTGTCATCATAAGATATTTATAagtaaaaattcaagaaaagaGCAATGAAAGGAATGACATACCTCCAGAAGCAATGCATAATTGATTATGATTTGTGGCGTGGCTATCTTCAAATCCAGTATCCTCTCATAAACAGCCCGGGTGGACTCCAATTTACCCAGGCTCTCCTCTAAATCCACGTAAAAAGTCCAAATTCTTAAGGACTTATGCAGCTTCATCTGAACCGGTTGGTTCCCATCAGCCGCCACTGCAAAAGCATAAGCCAAAGGTTAGAAGTTTAGTTATAGCTCCACAAATGCCACATAAGTTACAGTTCAACATTCAAAACAAGAAGTGAGAAATAAAATGAGGTGTCTAaaccaaaaatagaaaaagaatgggaaatgaaaaatatatataacataagCTCAGAGTAAAATTTCTTTTGAGCATTTCTAGAACTGAAATTTAGCAATATCAAAATTATAACAACAATGATGAAGGCACTTGGAAGTCCGTGACAATTGTAGATCTCGAAAACATTATTTGGAATAATTATTAGAGATAAGaccaaacaaatcaaagcaaacaccttttaatttataagaaaatatatggCTTCAAAGTATAAAAACAATAGCATAACAATTATTTGCAGGATTCTAGGTTGAAGATATATCAGGAAGTGTTTCTATGTTTGAGATAACAGAACAATTACAATACTGAATTAgtcaagcttcttcttcttcttctttttttattatttaaaattccaacTCTCACACTCTAATAAAATGCAGTAACATACTCGAAAGTAGCAGACCAggacattaaaaaaaaaaacacacagaaAACCAATTAACGATGATACCTCTGCGTTTCACCTCAACGGATGGCTCTGCGGTAGCCCGCCTCATTAGTTCCAGTGCTCCTTTGAAATTCTTATGCCTCAATTCCATTTCTGCCCACTCACACCAAAGACTAGCCAAATTATCCACTGTCTTGTAGTTCACCTGAACTGCTTTATCAAAAATCACTCTTGCATTTGCAATATCTTTGTGATTCTCGTACAACTTAGCAAACGCAACCCACAACGTATGGGGCTTCCCCACCGCTTTCATTGGATCAACTGTCCTCACAGCCTCTGTGTAAGTAAGTATCTGCTTCGTGGGATTGCCCTCAAAGAGCTTCACTCTTCGGTGCCACTGCTCTACATTATGGGGATTTTGTCGTAAAAGAACACTATTAGCCAGTATAGGTCTTCTATCCATAAGATGCTCCAATCGAGCCAACCTCAAATCTACATCCTTATCATCATGtaaccaaaacccatttaGCATTTTCTTCTCAAACTCAGCCAAAGACAAGTTAACATCCAATCGAagatcttcttcctcctcattTCCATCCTCTTCTActcccttttcttcttcctcctcttcatcaCTCAAATCCACTGTCTCCATCTTATGGACAAGCATACTATCTTCAAACCCAGCATAAGAATCAAAAATTACACTAAAATCTCTTACCGTTACCACAGTAGTCATACCCTCCTCAAATACATCCCTAGCTTTCTCGTGCAAATTCCTCCTAATGTAATAGTCCGCCAGTGAGGTCCATAACCGTCCCACCTCGTCTGTAAATTTCCTAATCCCACCTCTAATAATAGCATCTACATTGAGGCCTGACACCTCCGTAGCATGCTTAGTAAGCAAATCACACAATTCCAGCCACAGCCTATGTTTCGTTTTCCCCTTTATCGAATAAAACTGATCATCATTTAAAACTGAAGCCAGCCTCTCGGCAGCCTCTTGCCAAAGACTAGAACTTATCAAGAACTCAATGAAATCTTCAATATGGGTAGGGTCATATTTCAAATACCTGCGATAAACCCGAAGCGAGGTCTCAATTGGGATACCGGTTTGGCTCACGAACTTCAGGTACGGGTCCCAAATGCGGTCGTGCTGCGTCACCGGAAGAGCACACAGAGCTCTGTCGAAGGTCCGGCGAGTCCGAGTGACCAACTTCTGCTCCGTCAAAGTTTGCAAGTACATAGTCCAAATTTTAGGCATTTTGTGCATAGTAACCAGGGCTCTTTCAAAAGTGTTGTTGAGGGTTTCATACTGGAAGTGAGTGATGGGTAAATTGCGAACCAGCTCGAGGCGTTCGCGAAGGTAAGCGTTCCAAAGCTTGTAGCTCCCAGGAAGGGCCTTGAGTGCTCGCTCGTAGATTATAAAACGCTTCTTGAATGGAGATTCGGATCGAGCGATGAGGTAACGCCACCATAGCTTGAGGCTAAAGGGGTTTCGGAGAAGCTCTTCTTCGTAAAGAAGGTCGTCTTGGGATGGGTATAATTCCTGAGAGATCGACATGGCCGAAGTTGCAGACATAAGAGTTGATAATCCCTGGGAACAGTTTGGGTTTACAATAATCgggaattttgggtttgaaaaaaaaccctaaatatGAGGGTGGATGGGAGGGAACACAAGCTTCGATCTACTGTTAACCGGAATTGGAATTTGTTCCGAaagataaattattatttttgttatagcgaaagataaataattaagaaaatactTGTGTACTTTTCTTCTCACTCCATTTATAGagttggatttttattttttatttttgatacatatattttatttgcCTATGTAGAAATAGGATTACATGGATTTgccgcaaaaaaaaaatccttacTTGACATGGAATACAACTCTATGAATGCCATTTCCTCCGTTTATTAGGGTTTTCATAGAACTTTACTTTTAATGAGTCGggtataaaatataaaaatcgAGTAATGAGACAAATGTGATGAATTTTTCATGTATAGATCCCCTACCTAAACCCTCCTTGTTCAATCTATTTTAATAGTTGGTATCATGATTCTTCATTTAGATTTATACTATTAACGTTGTAGTTTTGGTAGGCACTAATTTGGCTAACAAgttcatattttatattagatTGATCTATATATTGGGCTCATAATACTTCTTTCAAGTTCtaaaaaatttgatatttttgttatGGGGCAAGTCGGAAAACCTAATCCAACGAAAGTGGAGACGAGAATCCACAATTTGAATATTGCGAAGATATAAGCAGGCATAACGAGAAAATACTTGATGAGGATGGGAATATAAATGGCATACTCGCTCCAATTTGCGTCATTATCATCCTTAAATGTAACTattttgaccccaaaaaataatGCGACTCTAAGGGGGTGTATCCAATTCAAACTTTAATGACTTTTATagagtttaaaagtttggaggtattcaatttaaacttttaaagagtatttaaaagtctagtggtattcaattgtgacttttaaaaagtatttaaaagtttggtggtaTTCAGatatgacttttaaaaagtatttataaGTTTGGTGGTATTCAAaaagttaatgacttttaaaaagcttaTCCAATGAATGATTTTTCCATACTTTTAAGGCTAATTATTAAGAGCAAAAGTCATGCCAATTTACTAGTGACTTTTATCAATTCTATGAAAGTATTTAAGAATTTGTCATCTCTATGAAAGTCattcacttaaaaaaaatcttaataaatatgaattgaatacacccgCTTAAGTATTACTGTTCTGGACTAAAAGCCCATTAAGATTAGGCCCATTTGGAAgccaaccaaaacaaaaccatattCTATGTTCTAAATGGGCCTATGGAGGTCTATGGTGATAATGTTCAGAAAGTGACGTAAACGACGCGGTCTGggaaacagagaaaagaaagaaggccTTGTCGCTTTCCAACTGCTACACGGAGATGCCGTAAGCAGCAACAATCATGTACGCTAACGCACACGCaacctccctctctctttctcctctctcttctgtGTCATAATATCAGACgttctccctcttcttctccgAGACGGATATACAACGCTCTGTGGCGCGACCCCTCTCTcgagtttttttcttttttctttttctttttgtaatttcaGCTACCCACCTCAGGAGCAGCCCCAAgctctctccttttctctaTCCGAGCTTCTCCTTGGTAATCTCTCAGCTCTCGGATTTATGTTACATTTCTGAGCTCGTTTCACTTTGGGTGCTGATTTATGCTGGCGGTGTTGTTTGGATGTTGtaattccttcttttttctttttaatctgCGGGCATGGCCTCTTGAGATGAGAAAGCCATGGCGTCCATGTTTTCGCAGTTGAGATTGGGGGCCATGGCTTTCATGTTTACATAGTGAGACTAATTTGCTTTTCGGTGTGTGTTTCTCTTGCCAATTTAAGATACTATTTGGTTTGGTGTGCTGGGTATGCCATGgatgtgttttttctttcgtCAATTTTCTGTGAAGACTTAAACATTCATGTATATTTAGGTTCCAGGTGAACTAAGGTCTCTCTTAGATTTCAGAGTTTTTATTGAGCATAATGGAGTCCAAGACATTATACCTATGTTTGTGGTGCTCAAGCtgaaatatttatatgtaGGGTGAGATTTTGAAAATCAGGGTAGTTTTCTTGGTGTGTGTTTTAGGTTGTGATCTGGAACTTTTCGCTGTTTAACTAGTTCCATTATTCTAGTATGCTTCTTACTTGCTAGGATTATACATTTTGCTTTGGTTTTCCCATGACTTGGATAAAATTAGAGACCTATGTTTGGCATCTTTGTTCTCTggccaaaaggaaaagaatataaatcatcatttttcttaaataaagaAGTCGATCCATATATAAGCTAAATTTTGCAACACACTTTATTGACTggagttttctgttttgtaggCTAGTTAACTGTAATTCTGACCATCAAAGACAACTGTAATTTATGGTATGTTATGAATCTTTGTATTTAACTTTGTTCTGTTAAATTATGTTGATTTTCTGAGATGCTATgatcttcttttctctttctggtTGTTGCTTGAGGGATAAATTCTcataccttttttctttcttttttttctttgtatgcAATTCTGTCTTCAGTGAATAAGGTTCTCTCTCCTTTGCGCGTGTCCCGTTCTCTTCTCCAATCCTCCACATACACAAATCTACCTGAGATTCTTATTTTCTAACCCAAAGAAGTATATCCATACACATTAGTAAAATGGAGGTCAAGCTGGCGAATGACAAGCGTGAAAGAGAAATGTATGATAGTTTTGCTGAACTTTACGCCATTATAAAGACCACCGAGAAGCTTGAAAAGGCATATATTCGTGATGTGATCTCTTCGTCAGCGTATGAGACTGAATGCCAAAAGCTCATTGCCCACTTTAAGACTTTGGCTTCCACGCTTAAAGACACCATCCCAAGCATCGAGCGCTTTGCAGAAACATACAAGATGGACTGCCCAGCAGCTATAAACCGCCTTGTGACCTCAGGGGTGCCTGCCACAGTGGAGCATCGGGCTGCTGCAGCTGCCTCCATGACTTCCTCAGCTGCTGCTGTGGCAGAATGCACACAGAATTTCATCACTGCAATGGACTCATTGAAGCTGAACATGGTTGCAGTTGATCAGGTGCACCCGCTGCTCTCGGACCTCTTAACGTCTCTGGGTAAGTTGACCTTTCTGCCACCAGACTTTTTGGGGAAGGTGAAGTTGAAGGAGTGGATTGCAAGATTATCAAAGATGGGAGCGGCCGATGAGTTGACAGAGCAGCAGTCTAGGCAGCTTCACTTTGATCTTGAGTCGTCCTACAACTCATTTATGGCAGCTTTGCCAAACTATGGTACTTGACACAGCTACTTGCAAGAACCTCAGTGATCTCTCAGAAGGGATTTACTAATTTTCTActgcatatataatattttgggTATGCCTGAGTTCTGAACTTAGTAATTAGTATTGATATTTTGTGTCAATCATGCCAGATATGATTTTCAAGCTACATTGTAGGAAGTACTTCAATTTGGTTTCATGATTCTTAATGGTATATGATCTCAGTGGATTGATTGAAATGAAATGCTCAATATCAGGCCATTTTGTGAAAGCAAATTTTTTGATGGATGAGTGGCTGTCCTCTGTACAAAAATGAATAGTTTttctaccttttttttttattgtgccATAAGTTAACAACCACAGGCTTCTCGAAATCTGAGTTTGGTTAGGTGCACCAAACTGGGGCCTTATTCTATTAAACTAGCGTTAGAATCTTTTAGATAGGTGCACTAATTTTGGCCTTATTTGTGTTGTTTTAATGCTGTTAGGAATGTTGGTTGTAATATTAAAGGGTCATAGTGAGCGCCTTAGATAAGACCCCATCTTTTAGtcgttggatcaaattggttagttGTTGGATCAAGTTGGTTAGTTTGATCCAACGGTAAAGAGATAGGACATCATCTAAGGGTCTTAGAtggccctcactatagaatgaccCTGTAATATTAAAGACCAGAATATATAGCTCAGCCCAACCGTTCTCCCTTAATAGATTCATCAAACTCAAAAGGGTGCACAACTTTAACATTTGAGAGTCTTGGACAAATTGTAAGAAACTGGGAATGGGGGAGGGGGGAGGAGGGGGTAATTCATAAAAGGCTTATTTATGTACATGCCTCCTATACTTTCAAAGTTGTCTCAGATTACCACCTGTTCTTTGAAACGTCTTAAAATACCACCTACACTTTTAATAACAGTCTCACCTTACCTATTCCGCCTCCTATTAAGAGAAGTTCTGTTATGTGATGTGGCCCCCACTTCTTGGGGTatgggtcttcttcttcttcttcttcttctttcagaCGAACCAATCTCCTTCCGCCCAAAGCCCAATCTACAATTTCCATCTATGCCCTTTTGGTCTTCATCACCCTCCTCTTCACCCTCTCAACCTTTGAACATACAACCAAGCCTCACCCACTTATCACAACAGCCTCCAGAAGATTTCTCTTCCAAAAATCTCAACCCACCACCAACACAGACCCCAAATTACTCAATAAACCCACCACGTAACGGAATGTCTCTTAATACTGACGGAATAGGTAACGTGAGACAATTATTAAAAGTGTATGTGGTATTT of Prunus dulcis chromosome 4, ALMONDv2, whole genome shotgun sequence contains these proteins:
- the LOC117625911 gene encoding vacuolar protein sorting-associated protein 28 homolog 1 — encoded protein: MEVKLANDKREREMYDSFAELYAIIKTTEKLEKAYIRDVISSSAYETECQKLIAHFKTLASTLKDTIPSIERFAETYKMDCPAAINRLVTSGVPATVEHRAAAAASMTSSAAAVAECTQNFITAMDSLKLNMVAVDQVHPLLSDLLTSLGKLTFLPPDFLGKVKLKEWIARLSKMGAADELTEQQSRQLHFDLESSYNSFMAALPNYGT
- the LOC117624834 gene encoding pre-mRNA-splicing factor SYF1, producing the protein MSATSAMSISQELYPSQDDLLYEEELLRNPFSLKLWWRYLIARSESPFKKRFIIYERALKALPGSYKLWNAYLRERLELVRNLPITHFQYETLNNTFERALVTMHKMPKIWTMYLQTLTEQKLVTRTRRTFDRALCALPVTQHDRIWDPYLKFVSQTGIPIETSLRVYRRYLKYDPTHIEDFIEFLISSSLWQEAAERLASVLNDDQFYSIKGKTKHRLWLELCDLLTKHATEVSGLNVDAIIRGGIRKFTDEVGRLWTSLADYYIRRNLHEKARDVFEEGMTTVVTVRDFSVIFDSYAGFEDSMLVHKMETVDLSDEEEEEEKGVEEDGNEEEEDLRLDVNLSLAEFEKKMLNGFWLHDDKDVDLRLARLEHLMDRRPILANSVLLRQNPHNVEQWHRRVKLFEGNPTKQILTYTEAVRTVDPMKAVGKPHTLWVAFAKLYENHKDIANARVIFDKAVQVNYKTVDNLASLWCEWAEMELRHKNFKGALELMRRATAEPSVEVKRRVAADGNQPVQMKLHKSLRIWTFYVDLEESLGKLESTRAVYERILDLKIATPQIIINYALLLEEHKYFEDAFKVYEKGTKIFKYPHVKDIWVTYLSKFVKRYGKKELERARQLFEDAVQAAPADAKKPLYLQFAKLEEDYGLAKRAMKVYDEATKAVPNHEKLSMYEIYIARAAEIFGIPKTREIYEQAIESGLPDKDVKTMCLKYAELEKSLGEIDRARGVYIFASQFSDPRSDVDFWNKWHEFEVQHGNEDTFREMLRIKRSVSASYSQTHFILPEYMMQKDQRLNMDEAKDKLKQAGVPEDEMAALERQLAPVANGTTTKDGNRKVGFVSAGVESQTDGGIKVAANHEDIELPDASDSEDDEGVEIAQKEVPSAVFGELANKRKEAEKDEGGDGAAATKDGDSHLGALERIKRLKRGG